DNA from Lactobacillus johnsonii:
GGATAAAAGTTTAGAAGCGCTGCAAGTTAATTTAGTAGCTGGAGATGGAAAAATAAGTCAAGTAACTACCAATAATGTTAATGCGACATTTATTAGTGGGGACTTGACAGTGAAAGAAGAAAGAATTGATAATTTTAAGGCAAATCTACAAGCCGGCGACCTTACTTTGAAAGGAGTAGGATTAGGGAAAGGAAAAATAAAATTAGCTGCTGGAGACTTCAAGATGAAAGATGGTCACATTATTCAATCTTTAGAAGTTAAAACTTCCACCGGAGATAACTTAGTTCAAGGTGCACAAGTTGATCGTTGTGAGTTGAGCACTACATTAGGAAAAAACAAGCTTTTTGGGCAAGATAAAAATAATGGTGAGGTTGGGAGTGAAAGAGACGGGAGCCTTTTAATTTTAGAGGCAGTCACTGGAGACAATATAGTGAAGTAATAAAAAATAGAGAAAGCTTGGTATCATATGTTCAAAATATATGTATTGTAACTTTGAGTTACATCTACATCAAATTGATGAAGTAAGTCCATTGCTGCCCAATCAGTATCGTCTGCTTCAAAAAATATGCTTTCGAAAGAACTGAACATATCTAATAGCACGCTTTGAATGAACTTAGGACATGTTTTTGGATTCGTAGAACAAATATAAGCAATCTCATTATTTTCAGTAAAAATAATATTTTCAATTTGAAAATTTTCATTAAGATGATAATATCCTGTTTTAGTAGGAACTTCTTTAATAAACTGATCTTTTGAGGTAGTTAGTGGTGACACAACTTTATGACTATTTTTATAATATTGGTATAGAAAATCACAACAGTCTAAATATTTATTATTGTGCATATCGAATTTTTGAATAGTTATTTTTTCTTCAGGAAGCAATTTCATATTATCTTTTTTAACAGTTAATGAAAAACACCGTCTTTTTAATTGAAAGCCATTTTTAGTTAAAAAATTGATTAAAGACTTTTCAGTTGAATCAAGCATAACTTGTAGTGGCTTCTTTTTATCTTGCATGATTAAAGAAAAGGGAGAGTATGTTGGATATACAAAAAGATTAAATTTGAGATAGCAATTTTGATTATGATAATCATTGGTATAAGTAGAGATTGTGCCAACATTCTTGTTATTTTCAAATAGTTGATAAGTGTTTGAATTAATTTTTAAGATTTTACTGGTCATTTTATTCTTAATCCTTTACTAAAATAAAAGAAGTATTAGGCTAAATATAGCACAAAATTTAGATTTATTAAATATTTTTATGAGAAGATAGCTAATGATAACAATTGAACAATTAAGTAATTTTCCAAAAATTACATCAAAATGTGATATTTCGCAAATAATAGTTGATACAATCAAAAACGAAAAATTTTCAATTAAAGATGGAGAC
Protein-coding regions in this window:
- a CDS encoding DUF4097 family beta strand repeat-containing protein — protein: MFFTKREESAKKIDEVLSQKEFNSVIVDFTTLNFRLESGSKFEVRFKGYEDEKPNLSFEKGTLKIKQIEKEDNDHHIHILKKEHVKLVISNEDMNEVVVIVPKDKSLEALQVNLVAGDGKISQVTTNNVNATFISGDLTVKEERIDNFKANLQAGDLTLKGVGLGKGKIKLAAGDFKMKDGHIIQSLEVKTSTGDNLVQGAQVDRCELSTTLGKNKLFGQDKNNGEVGSERDGSLLILEAVTGDNIVK
- a CDS encoding GNAT family acetyltransferase, whose translation is MTSKILKINSNTYQLFENNKNVGTISTYTNDYHNQNCYLKFNLFVYPTYSPFSLIMQDKKKPLQVMLDSTEKSLINFLTKNGFQLKRRCFSLTVKKDNMKLLPEEKITIQKFDMHNNKYLDCCDFLYQYYKNSHKVVSPLTTSKDQFIKEVPTKTGYYHLNENFQIENIIFTENNEIAYICSTNPKTCPKFIQSVLLDMFSSFESIFFEADDTDWAAMDLLHQFDVDVTQSYNTYILNI